A single Acidobacteriota bacterium DNA region contains:
- a CDS encoding threonine/serine exporter family protein: MTDTATSPAVTDDAAVGFVLRLGRALHVYGLSADALEHALLAMCERLGLEAAFFTTPTSIFAAFGAQERQRTHLIRVYPGDVDLGKLARLDAVAREVEAGQVSVLEGSARIDAIMAMPAISKPIVRILAYGVSSAAICRVLAGGLNEVIVAGVAGLLTGAISLASRRLPHGTHVFELVAAFAVSLLVHCVASTSGIRLSIPTATLGGVVALLPGLTVTVAMTELARRHLAAGTARLSGAFLVFIAIAFGVAVGGEVAKLVVGEVRSLAPRRLPEWSLTLALGVAPLAFGVLLRARLRDFPWLWLSSAIGYTTVRLAALSFAPAIAASVGAFVVGVLANLYDRRGYGPASVALVPGLLLLLPGSIGYRSLTSLLDQNVIVGVTAGFTMILTAVAIAGGLLMASVMVPTRPSKSKG; encoded by the coding sequence ATGACCGACACGGCGACTTCACCGGCGGTGACAGACGATGCAGCGGTAGGGTTCGTGCTGCGTCTGGGTCGGGCGCTGCACGTGTACGGACTGTCTGCCGACGCGCTCGAGCACGCGCTCCTCGCGATGTGCGAGCGGCTCGGTCTCGAGGCCGCCTTCTTCACCACGCCGACGTCGATCTTCGCCGCGTTCGGCGCGCAGGAACGGCAGCGCACGCACCTCATTCGCGTGTATCCGGGCGACGTGGACCTCGGCAAGCTCGCGCGTCTCGATGCCGTGGCGCGCGAGGTCGAGGCCGGCCAGGTCAGCGTGCTCGAGGGATCGGCGCGCATCGACGCGATCATGGCGATGCCCGCGATCTCGAAGCCGATCGTGCGCATCCTGGCGTACGGCGTGTCATCGGCGGCGATCTGTCGCGTGCTGGCCGGGGGGCTCAACGAAGTCATTGTCGCGGGTGTGGCGGGCCTGCTGACCGGTGCGATTTCGCTCGCGTCAAGGAGGCTGCCGCACGGCACGCACGTCTTCGAGCTCGTGGCGGCGTTCGCCGTGTCGCTGCTCGTCCACTGCGTGGCATCGACGAGCGGCATCAGGCTGTCGATCCCGACGGCCACGCTCGGCGGCGTGGTCGCATTGCTGCCCGGCCTCACGGTCACGGTGGCCATGACGGAACTGGCGCGCCGCCACCTGGCCGCCGGTACCGCGCGACTCAGCGGGGCGTTCCTCGTCTTCATCGCGATCGCGTTCGGCGTGGCCGTCGGCGGCGAGGTGGCCAAGCTGGTCGTCGGCGAGGTGCGCTCGCTGGCGCCGCGACGGCTGCCCGAATGGAGCCTCACGCTCGCGCTCGGCGTCGCACCGCTGGCGTTCGGCGTCCTTCTGCGCGCGCGGCTGCGCGACTTCCCGTGGCTGTGGCTGTCGAGCGCGATCGGCTACACGACGGTGCGCCTCGCCGCGCTCTCGTTCGCCCCGGCCATCGCCGCCTCGGTCGGCGCCTTCGTCGTCGGCGTGCTCGCGAACCTGTACGACAGACGCGGCTACGGCCCCGCATCGGTGGCGCTCGTGCCGGGGCTCCTGCTCCTGCTCCCCGGCAGCATCGGCTACCGATCGCTTACCAGTCTGCTCGACCAGAACGTCATCGTCGGCGTGACCGCCGGCTTCACGATGATCCTCACGGCCGTCGCGATCGCCGGGGGACTCCTCATGGCGAGCGTGATGGTGCCCACAAGACCGTCAAAGTCCAAAGGGTAA
- a CDS encoding peptidylprolyl isomerase codes for MPSPPRRSALLVALAMAAGLGSSQAQTTSTDPHTAILRADNARITTPEQRATIDAALASDAPDIRVRALRAIGRTRRAEFLPLAIAALTALSLDVRREAAFAVASIGSGEPAALAPASRALADALTRETDILVCAALAEEYGRLPFDAADIPSAARALQSLAARLAVDGRPPALVGLGIARGAEALARRSARVKADAPDLVALLASMYTPADVRGAGEDLLRARIRRLAVSGLVALDAVSTAQGDLALADPDAQVRRLGVMAVSRRQPATGNRQPDSRRAAGAPDGSNRLRRTSQPVGRLLDDPAVIVRHAVVSRFGAALPEIATAALGDSHVNIRLAAIDALGDAHACTDACTTRLNGVGVFEDSRQPATGKRQPDTRHGDEWHERAHALVALAKTDAARARQFIARAADDATWQVRMYAARAAGIAKQADVITRLADDAHVNVRHAALVAWREAGLPGATEAAIAALSSDDGQLVLEAATMLSATGGTKVVTAVRAALARITAQDRETSRDPRVALVDAIAAIDPDRDATLRPYLADADPFVVDRVATLLGARPPQRPPHEMRVSVPTAADVDALDRTTVTLRLRGGRAFTLRLYGTHAPAAVARFVAQVREGQWDGLTFHRVEPGFVVQGGSPSANEYAGADAFSRDEFSTLSHVRGTIGISTRGTDTGDGQIFINLVDNARLDFAYTIIGSIVGDASAIDDIVEGDAIETARAFTRQP; via the coding sequence ATGCCTTCGCCGCCACGCCGTAGCGCACTGCTCGTGGCACTGGCGATGGCGGCCGGGCTCGGGAGCAGTCAGGCCCAGACGACATCCACCGATCCGCACACGGCCATCCTGCGCGCCGACAACGCGCGCATCACGACGCCGGAACAGCGCGCCACGATCGACGCGGCGCTCGCGAGCGACGCTCCAGACATCCGCGTGCGCGCGTTGCGCGCGATCGGCCGCACCCGACGCGCCGAGTTCCTCCCGCTCGCGATCGCGGCACTCACCGCGCTCTCACTGGACGTGCGTCGCGAGGCCGCGTTCGCCGTCGCCAGCATCGGGTCCGGCGAACCCGCAGCACTCGCGCCGGCATCGCGCGCGCTCGCCGACGCATTGACGCGCGAGACCGACATCCTCGTCTGCGCGGCGCTCGCCGAGGAGTACGGCCGTCTTCCGTTCGACGCCGCCGACATCCCCTCGGCCGCGCGCGCGCTCCAGTCCCTCGCCGCGCGACTCGCCGTGGACGGCCGGCCGCCCGCTCTCGTCGGCCTCGGCATCGCCCGGGGTGCGGAGGCCCTCGCACGGCGCAGCGCGCGCGTCAAGGCCGACGCGCCCGATCTCGTGGCGCTGCTCGCGTCGATGTACACGCCGGCAGACGTGCGTGGGGCCGGGGAGGATCTGCTGCGCGCGCGCATCAGGCGCCTTGCCGTCTCCGGACTCGTCGCGCTCGACGCCGTGTCGACGGCGCAGGGCGACCTCGCCCTGGCGGATCCAGACGCGCAGGTCAGAAGGCTGGGAGTGATGGCGGTCTCTCGCCGGCAACCGGCAACGGGCAACCGGCAACCGGACAGTCGGCGCGCGGCAGGGGCGCCAGATGGATCGAACCGGCTTCGGCGGACAAGTCAGCCCGTTGGTCGGCTGCTCGATGATCCGGCCGTCATCGTGCGGCATGCCGTCGTGTCGCGCTTCGGCGCCGCTCTGCCGGAGATCGCGACAGCCGCGCTTGGTGACTCGCACGTCAACATCCGACTCGCCGCCATCGACGCGCTCGGCGATGCGCACGCGTGCACAGACGCGTGTACGACACGTCTGAATGGAGTCGGTGTATTCGAAGACAGTCGACAACCGGCAACCGGCAAACGGCAACCGGACACTCGGCACGGCGACGAATGGCATGAGCGGGCGCATGCGCTCGTCGCGCTCGCGAAGACGGATGCCGCACGCGCGCGGCAGTTCATCGCGCGCGCGGCAGACGACGCGACGTGGCAGGTGCGCATGTACGCGGCACGTGCTGCGGGGATCGCGAAGCAGGCCGACGTCATCACGCGCCTGGCCGATGACGCGCACGTCAATGTGCGGCATGCGGCGCTCGTCGCATGGCGCGAGGCCGGATTGCCTGGCGCGACGGAGGCCGCAATCGCCGCGCTGTCGAGCGACGACGGGCAGCTGGTGTTGGAAGCGGCGACGATGCTGTCCGCGACGGGCGGGACGAAGGTGGTGACCGCGGTGCGGGCAGCGTTGGCACGCATCACCGCGCAGGATCGCGAGACGTCGCGCGACCCGCGCGTCGCGCTCGTGGATGCGATTGCCGCGATCGATCCCGATCGTGACGCGACGCTTCGTCCCTATCTCGCGGACGCCGATCCGTTCGTCGTCGATCGCGTGGCGACGCTTCTCGGCGCACGACCACCACAGCGACCGCCACATGAGATGCGCGTGTCGGTGCCGACGGCCGCTGACGTCGATGCGCTCGACAGGACGACAGTCACGCTGCGTCTCCGTGGCGGGCGCGCGTTCACGCTGCGCCTGTATGGCACTCACGCTCCTGCAGCCGTGGCGCGCTTTGTCGCGCAGGTGCGCGAAGGCCAGTGGGACGGCCTCACGTTCCACCGCGTGGAGCCCGGCTTCGTCGTGCAGGGCGGGAGTCCGTCGGCCAACGAGTACGCAGGCGCTGACGCATTCTCGCGCGACGAGTTCTCGACCCTGAGCCACGTCCGCGGCACCATCGGCATCTCCACGCGCGGTACCGACACGGGCGACGGCCAGATCTTCATCAACCTCGTCGACAACGCGCGCCTCGACTTCGCCTACACGATCATCGGGTCGATCGTCGGCGATGCCTCCGCGATCGACGACATCGTCGAGGGCGACGCGATCGAGACGGCCCGCGCGTTCACCCGGCAGCCATGA
- a CDS encoding peptidase M49, whose translation MSNRTYLLERVGPAAVVQLYVDAFADLAIEDKRLAWHLYEAALAGRDIYYDQRYEHALAMRDTIEALYRQRDALPAHVADAIARYTKLFWINSGPYEHITSRKFVLEITPDQWRHALEVAGSALRARPLDERDFLDETYRPMVTSKTPAPGEDILDASANNLYANVASADLDGFDERYVLNSRLVKDDNGQLREEVYRVGGRYGATLARVVHHLRAARDVAPRATAAALDALIRFYETGEEEDRRAYDIAWVADADSAIDTINGFIEVYLDARGHKGAWEGIVFHENRAKTTDIRRIASHAAWFEEHMPYDVAYRRTDVVGVSARAIDVIVECGDAGPMTAIGINLPNDEAIREVYGSKSVSLANVAHAYEQSQPESLREEFCWSEEERDRSRRWQALAGELTTSLHEVIGHGSGRMAPGVGSPHSVLREQYSTLEETRSDLVALYFVADPVMVELGLVEAEHHADVVRAEFEAYARNALVQLRRVRKGSHLEEDHMRNRQAIVHWLMAHTSAIERRTRNERTYYVVVDVEAFHEGVGRMLALVQRIKSEGRYDEAVALFEAYGIHFDPALRDEVVARVDRLDLPSYTGLVMPRLTPVLDDAGAIVDVTVSYPLDLATQMLEYSARYRMADEDRHAFAATP comes from the coding sequence ATGAGCAACAGGACGTACCTGCTCGAGCGCGTTGGCCCGGCCGCCGTCGTGCAGTTGTACGTCGACGCGTTCGCCGATCTCGCGATCGAGGACAAGCGGCTCGCGTGGCACCTGTACGAGGCCGCGCTCGCCGGACGTGACATCTACTACGACCAGCGCTACGAGCACGCGCTCGCGATGCGCGACACGATCGAGGCGTTGTACCGGCAGCGCGATGCGCTTCCCGCCCACGTCGCCGACGCCATCGCGCGCTACACGAAGCTGTTCTGGATCAACTCGGGTCCGTACGAACACATCACGTCGCGCAAGTTCGTCCTGGAGATCACGCCCGACCAATGGCGCCACGCCCTCGAGGTGGCAGGGTCGGCCCTCCGGGCCAGACCGCTCGACGAACGCGATTTCCTGGACGAGACGTATCGGCCGATGGTCACGAGCAAGACCCCGGCCCCCGGCGAGGACATCCTCGACGCCAGCGCGAACAACCTCTACGCCAACGTCGCATCGGCGGATCTCGACGGCTTCGACGAGCGCTACGTCCTGAATTCGCGCCTGGTCAAGGACGACAACGGCCAGCTTCGCGAAGAGGTCTACCGCGTGGGCGGGCGCTATGGTGCGACCCTCGCGCGCGTGGTGCATCACCTCCGCGCGGCGCGCGACGTGGCGCCGCGCGCAACGGCCGCCGCGCTCGACGCCCTCATCCGCTTCTACGAGACTGGTGAGGAAGAAGACCGGCGCGCATACGACATCGCGTGGGTGGCCGACGCCGATTCGGCCATCGACACGATCAACGGTTTCATCGAGGTCTATCTCGACGCCCGCGGCCACAAGGGCGCCTGGGAAGGCATCGTCTTTCACGAGAACCGCGCGAAGACGACCGACATCAGGCGCATCGCGTCGCACGCGGCATGGTTCGAAGAGCACATGCCGTACGACGTCGCGTACAGGCGCACCGATGTCGTCGGCGTGTCGGCACGCGCGATCGACGTGATCGTGGAGTGCGGCGACGCGGGGCCGATGACGGCCATCGGAATCAACCTGCCGAACGACGAGGCGATCCGCGAGGTGTACGGCAGCAAATCCGTGTCGCTGGCCAACGTCGCCCACGCGTACGAGCAGTCGCAGCCGGAAAGCCTGCGCGAGGAGTTCTGCTGGTCGGAGGAGGAGCGCGATCGATCGCGTCGCTGGCAGGCGCTTGCCGGTGAACTGACGACGAGCCTGCACGAAGTGATCGGACATGGCTCGGGCAGGATGGCGCCCGGCGTCGGATCGCCGCACAGCGTGCTGCGCGAGCAGTATTCGACGCTCGAAGAAACGCGGTCCGATCTCGTGGCGCTGTACTTCGTGGCCGATCCCGTGATGGTGGAGCTGGGGCTCGTCGAGGCCGAGCACCATGCCGACGTGGTGCGCGCCGAGTTCGAGGCGTACGCACGCAACGCGCTCGTGCAGTTGCGCCGCGTGCGCAAGGGCTCGCACCTCGAAGAGGACCACATGCGCAATCGCCAGGCGATCGTGCACTGGCTGATGGCGCACACCTCCGCCATCGAACGGCGCACGCGCAACGAGCGCACGTACTACGTGGTGGTCGACGTCGAGGCGTTCCACGAAGGCGTCGGACGGATGCTCGCGCTCGTGCAGCGCATCAAGTCCGAAGGACGGTACGACGAGGCCGTCGCGCTCTTCGAGGCGTACGGCATCCACTTCGATCCGGCGCTGCGCGATGAAGTCGTCGCGCGCGTGGATCGGCTCGACCTGCCGTCGTACACCGGCTTGGTCATGCCGCGCCTCACCCCCGTCCTCGACGACGCGGGCGCCATCGTCGACGTCACGGTCAGCTACCCGCTCGACCTCGCGACGCAGATGCTCGAATACTCGGCCCGTTACCGCATGGCCGACGAGGACCGTCATGCCTTCGCCGCCACGCCGTAG
- a CDS encoding MBL fold metallo-hydrolase — protein sequence MSDITFLGAARTVTGSRHLLRTTDGRRVLVDCGMFQGLKALRERNWHELGVTATDIDAVILTHAHLDHCGWLPKLVASGYTGRIFCTPGTSELCSLVLPDAGRIQEEDARQANKHGYSKHHPALPLFTEDEARKALMHLQPVSYGVPVPVAPGVTLEFIGAGHLLGSAFARVTLADAPKTILFGGDLGRYDRPVLPDPAPVAEADVLLLESTYGNRTHGADDGGAELARVVNDTVERGGRVVIPSFAIGRVEEVLYWLERLEKARRIPSVPVYVDSPMAAQALEFYENRPQELDPDMVDAPHRPMFDVRRLHVIRDAEESKALTRSDAPSIIISASGMATGGRVLHHLKQILPDARNSVMFVGYQAAGTRGRTLVDGATTVRIHGEQVPVAARIVKNDQMSAHADQQEILRWLRGFTRPPAQTFLVHGELDAMEVLATEIRGQLGWSVHIPQHRERVSLGAKGRS from the coding sequence ATGAGCGACATCACCTTCCTCGGGGCCGCCCGCACCGTCACCGGCTCCAGACACCTCCTGCGCACGACAGATGGCCGTCGCGTGCTCGTCGACTGCGGCATGTTCCAGGGCCTGAAGGCCCTCCGCGAACGCAACTGGCACGAGCTCGGCGTGACCGCCACCGACATCGACGCGGTCATCCTCACCCACGCACACCTCGATCACTGCGGCTGGCTGCCGAAGCTGGTCGCCAGCGGTTACACCGGCCGCATCTTCTGTACGCCGGGTACGAGCGAGCTGTGTTCGCTCGTCCTGCCCGACGCCGGGCGCATCCAGGAAGAGGACGCGCGCCAGGCCAACAAGCACGGCTACTCGAAGCACCATCCCGCGCTGCCGCTCTTCACCGAAGACGAGGCCCGCAAGGCCCTCATGCACCTCCAGCCCGTGTCGTACGGCGTACCGGTCCCCGTTGCGCCGGGCGTCACGCTGGAGTTCATCGGTGCGGGTCACCTCCTCGGATCCGCCTTCGCGCGCGTCACGCTCGCCGACGCCCCGAAGACGATCCTGTTCGGCGGCGATCTCGGACGCTACGACCGCCCCGTGCTGCCCGATCCGGCGCCCGTTGCCGAGGCCGACGTCCTGCTGCTCGAATCCACCTACGGCAACAGGACGCACGGTGCCGACGATGGTGGCGCCGAACTGGCGCGCGTGGTGAACGACACAGTCGAACGCGGCGGTCGCGTCGTCATCCCCTCGTTCGCAATCGGCCGCGTCGAGGAAGTGCTGTACTGGCTCGAACGGCTCGAGAAGGCCCGTCGCATCCCCTCGGTGCCCGTCTACGTCGACAGCCCGATGGCCGCACAGGCGCTCGAGTTCTACGAGAACCGGCCGCAGGAGCTCGATCCCGACATGGTCGACGCCCCGCACAGGCCGATGTTCGACGTGCGCCGCCTGCACGTGATCCGCGACGCCGAGGAGTCCAAGGCGCTCACGCGGTCCGACGCGCCGAGCATCATCATCTCGGCGAGCGGGATGGCGACCGGCGGGCGCGTGCTCCATCACCTGAAGCAGATCCTCCCCGACGCGCGCAACAGCGTCATGTTCGTCGGCTACCAGGCCGCCGGCACGCGCGGCAGGACGCTGGTCGACGGCGCCACGACTGTCCGCATCCACGGCGAGCAAGTGCCCGTCGCCGCGCGAATCGTGAAGAACGACCAGATGTCTGCGCACGCCGATCAGCAGGAGATCCTGCGATGGCTGCGCGGCTTCACGCGTCCGCCCGCGCAGACGTTCCTCGTCCACGGGGAGCTCGACGCGATGGAAGTGCTCGCCACGGAGATCCGCGGACAGCTCGGGTGGTCCGTGCACATCCCGCAGCACCGCGAGCGTGTGTCGCTCGGCGCGAAGGGACGGTCATGA
- the dgoD gene encoding galactonate dehydratase: protein MGAAAVAAPALADGQTRPRTSDPYPATPPPTESVEEPLEGSIRITRLETYLVKPRWLFLEVHTDEGIVGLGEPLTEGRALTCAAAVKEIEPYLIGKDARRVVHHWQAIYRHAFYRGGPILTSALSGIDMALWDIKGKALGVPVYELLGGPTRDRVRVYAHARTIDAVKQQKAQGFTAFKTGPYLSRRGPSGRGWSRYVETPDFVKKSADNFAELRAVVGDDCDIGIDFHGAISPATAKLLIKAIEPYSPMFVEEPVNCQYLDAMVDIARGTHLPIATGERIFTKWGFREILEKQAAVILQPDLCHAGGITECRLIAGMAEAHYASIAPHNPLGPISLAAGVQLAAAIPNFTCQEQVSLGEGYLKTPFVVKNGYVDLPRGPGLGIELDKEQMKDKIGHDWRNPETYDEEDGSVVDW from the coding sequence ATGGGGGCGGCGGCTGTCGCCGCTCCGGCGCTGGCTGATGGTCAGACCCGACCCCGGACGTCGGATCCGTATCCCGCCACACCGCCGCCCACAGAATCCGTGGAGGAACCGCTCGAGGGCAGCATCCGCATCACGAGACTCGAGACGTATCTGGTCAAGCCGCGGTGGCTGTTCCTCGAGGTTCACACAGACGAGGGCATCGTCGGACTGGGCGAGCCGCTCACCGAGGGGCGGGCGCTGACCTGTGCGGCGGCGGTCAAGGAGATCGAGCCGTATCTCATCGGCAAGGACGCCCGTCGCGTCGTGCATCACTGGCAGGCGATCTACCGGCATGCCTTCTACCGTGGCGGCCCGATCCTGACGAGCGCGCTGTCGGGCATCGACATGGCGCTCTGGGACATCAAGGGCAAGGCGCTCGGCGTGCCCGTGTACGAGTTACTCGGCGGTCCGACCCGCGATCGCGTCCGCGTCTACGCGCACGCCCGCACCATCGACGCCGTGAAGCAACAGAAGGCGCAGGGCTTCACCGCGTTCAAGACGGGTCCGTACCTGAGCCGACGCGGCCCATCCGGACGCGGCTGGTCGCGCTACGTCGAGACGCCGGACTTCGTGAAGAAGTCGGCCGACAACTTCGCCGAGCTGCGCGCGGTGGTCGGCGACGACTGCGACATCGGCATCGACTTCCATGGCGCCATCAGCCCCGCCACGGCAAAACTCCTCATCAAGGCGATCGAGCCATACAGCCCGATGTTCGTCGAGGAGCCGGTCAACTGCCAGTACCTCGACGCGATGGTCGACATCGCCCGCGGAACGCACCTGCCGATCGCCACCGGCGAGCGCATCTTCACCAAGTGGGGCTTCCGCGAGATCCTTGAGAAGCAGGCCGCCGTCATCCTGCAGCCCGATCTCTGTCACGCGGGCGGCATCACCGAGTGCCGGCTGATCGCCGGGATGGCCGAGGCCCACTACGCATCGATCGCACCACACAACCCGCTCGGCCCGATCTCGCTCGCGGCCGGCGTCCAGCTCGCCGCAGCGATTCCCAACTTCACGTGCCAGGAGCAGGTGAGCCTCGGCGAGGGCTACCTGAAGACGCCGTTCGTCGTGAAGAACGGTTACGTCGACCTGCCCAGAGGGCCTGGACTCGGCATCGAGCTGGACAAGGAGCAGATGAAGGACAAGATCGGCCACGACTGGCGCAACCCGGAGACCTACGACGAAGAAGACGGGTCGGTGGTCGATTGGTGA
- a CDS encoding aminotransferase class I/II-fold pyridoxal phosphate-dependent enzyme codes for MAHTSTPLPVADRVNGFSYAIRNIVVEARKVEATGRKVAYLNIGDPIPFGFETPPHLVEAVARAMRDQHNGYTPSPGIAEARVAVADDFTRRGLDVDPDRVLITSGTSEGIELTLTALLNPGDEVLVPTPTYPLYTAVIAKLGAVERYYRTDPSRSWLPDLDHLATLVTPRTRALVVIDPNNPTGAVYPYDVRRALVEFSERHGLLFIADEVYGDLAYDGPVPPIGLIDPDAAVISYSSLSKAYLAPGWRAGWMAVGRTARLDPLLAGLRKLADGRLCSPGPMQYGVTAALRGDRTFQVALRDGLRERADITTERLNAIPGMTCVRPEGAFYAMPQVALPPGRTDQDYVLGLLRATGVLTVFGSGFGTDPAIGAFRVVFLAQPAELHRIYDLVAEYTGEFLAGRTA; via the coding sequence ATGGCGCACACGAGCACGCCCCTGCCTGTCGCTGACCGCGTCAACGGGTTCAGCTACGCGATCCGTAACATCGTGGTCGAGGCCAGGAAGGTGGAGGCGACCGGGCGGAAGGTGGCGTACCTGAACATCGGCGACCCGATCCCCTTCGGGTTCGAGACGCCGCCGCACCTGGTCGAGGCCGTCGCGAGGGCCATGCGCGACCAGCACAACGGCTACACGCCCTCGCCGGGCATCGCCGAGGCGCGCGTCGCGGTGGCCGATGACTTCACGCGCCGGGGCCTCGACGTCGATCCCGATCGCGTGCTCATCACCTCGGGCACGTCGGAAGGCATCGAGCTCACCCTCACCGCACTGCTCAACCCGGGCGACGAGGTGCTCGTCCCCACGCCGACATATCCCCTGTACACGGCCGTGATCGCCAAGCTCGGTGCCGTGGAACGGTACTACCGCACCGACCCGTCGCGCAGCTGGCTGCCAGACCTCGATCACCTCGCCACGCTCGTCACCCCGCGCACCCGCGCGCTCGTCGTCATCGATCCCAACAACCCCACGGGCGCCGTCTATCCGTACGACGTGCGACGGGCGCTGGTGGAGTTCTCCGAACGCCACGGCCTGTTGTTCATCGCCGACGAGGTCTACGGCGATCTCGCGTACGACGGGCCCGTGCCGCCGATCGGCCTCATCGATCCGGACGCGGCCGTCATCTCCTACTCCTCGCTGTCCAAGGCGTACCTGGCACCAGGCTGGCGCGCGGGGTGGATGGCCGTGGGACGCACCGCCCGCCTCGATCCGTTGCTCGCCGGCCTGCGCAAGCTCGCAGACGGCCGGCTGTGCAGTCCGGGCCCCATGCAGTACGGCGTGACGGCGGCCCTGCGCGGCGACAGGACGTTCCAGGTGGCGCTGCGCGACGGTCTCCGCGAGCGGGCCGACATCACCACCGAACGGCTCAACGCGATCCCAGGCATGACGTGCGTGCGTCCGGAAGGGGCGTTCTACGCGATGCCGCAGGTGGCACTGCCACCGGGCAGGACCGACCAGGACTACGTGCTCGGCCTGCTGCGCGCCACGGGCGTGCTCACGGTGTTCGGATCCGGCTTCGGCACCGACCCCGCGATCGGCGCGTTCCGTGTGGTGTTCCTGGCGCAACCCGCCGAACTCCATCGCATCTACGACCTGGTGGCCGAGTACACGGGCGAGTTCCTGGCCGGCCGCACCGCGTGA
- a CDS encoding VWA domain-containing protein translates to MRRSWVVAGLVGAFAVLSAGVPVHGHGQDPVPTFRSGVSLVSVNAVVKDRKGRPVRNLTRDDFQILENGTTRPIVDFGVSDQGPVSFGVLIDQSGSMKLSNNLDSAREVIRHLLAWFDPGKDEVALFAFDKALHEVQPFTTSSAEIADALPKLSAYGTTALYDAIARTAERLETRPSPRRAVIVVTDGIDTASNLSIADVSGIASAIDVPVYVVVVTTPTNHPMRGIAIRNAGEPITTPLGNLSAWTGGDMLITSTPAETSLAARRLVVELRHQYLLAFESSTRAGWHRVAVRTRNPELLVRARSGYFAQPSSNGD, encoded by the coding sequence ATGCGGAGGTCGTGGGTGGTGGCCGGTCTCGTGGGTGCATTCGCCGTGTTGTCGGCGGGGGTACCGGTGCACGGACACGGGCAGGACCCGGTGCCGACGTTCCGCAGCGGCGTGAGCCTGGTCTCGGTCAACGCCGTCGTGAAGGACCGCAAGGGCCGGCCCGTGCGCAACCTCACGCGCGACGACTTCCAGATCCTCGAGAACGGCACGACCCGGCCGATCGTCGACTTCGGGGTCTCCGATCAGGGTCCCGTCTCGTTCGGCGTCCTGATCGATCAGAGCGGCAGCATGAAGCTGTCCAACAACCTCGACTCGGCCCGTGAGGTCATCCGCCACCTGCTGGCGTGGTTCGACCCGGGCAAGGACGAGGTCGCGCTCTTCGCGTTCGACAAGGCGCTCCACGAAGTGCAGCCCTTCACGACGAGCAGCGCCGAGATCGCCGACGCACTTCCGAAACTCTCCGCTTACGGGACGACCGCGTTGTACGACGCGATCGCGCGGACGGCGGAGCGGCTGGAGACGCGGCCGTCCCCCCGCCGCGCCGTCATCGTCGTCACGGACGGCATCGACACGGCGAGCAACCTGTCGATAGCCGACGTGTCCGGGATTGCGAGCGCGATCGACGTGCCGGTGTACGTGGTGGTGGTCACGACGCCGACCAACCATCCGATGCGCGGCATCGCCATCAGGAACGCCGGCGAGCCGATCACGACGCCGCTCGGGAACCTGTCGGCCTGGACCGGCGGAGACATGCTCATCACGTCCACGCCCGCCGAGACGAGTCTCGCGGCGCGCCGCCTCGTCGTCGAGTTGCGGCACCAGTATCTGTTGGCCTTCGAGTCGTCCACGCGCGCGGGATGGCACCGGGTAGCGGTGCGCACTCGTAATCCCGAACTGCTCGTTCGGGCGCGCTCCGGGTATTTCGCCCAGCCGTCATCCAACGGCGATTGA
- a CDS encoding OmpA family protein has product MFQRALIALTVGAFAITGSACATKKYVNTRVGEVDGKVTTLSGDVERNQQRINEVDAKAGAAGDAARAADARAGAAGEAAGAARASADAAGAKADALDKAGRRLVYEVVLSEAKGGFKFGGAQLPDDAKAALDKVITDLQADPKAVFFEIEGHTDSVGSTRANEALGLKRAEAVKRYLYETHQVPLHKINVISYGEDKPVGNNKTKAGRAENRRVVLRMLS; this is encoded by the coding sequence ATGTTCCAGCGTGCCCTGATTGCCCTGACCGTCGGCGCGTTCGCCATCACCGGTTCGGCATGCGCCACCAAGAAGTACGTCAACACGCGGGTCGGAGAAGTCGACGGCAAGGTCACCACGCTGTCGGGTGACGTCGAGCGCAACCAGCAGCGCATCAACGAGGTCGACGCCAAGGCCGGCGCAGCGGGCGACGCGGCTCGCGCGGCCGACGCCAGGGCCGGTGCCGCGGGTGAAGCGGCCGGTGCCGCACGCGCCTCGGCCGACGCCGCGGGTGCCAAGGCCGACGCCCTCGACAAGGCCGGCCGTCGCCTCGTGTACGAGGTCGTGCTGAGCGAAGCCAAGGGCGGTTTCAAGTTCGGCGGCGCACAACTGCCAGACGATGCCAAGGCCGCGCTCGACAAGGTGATCACGGACCTGCAGGCCGATCCCAAGGCCGTGTTCTTCGAGATCGAGGGGCACACCGACAGCGTCGGCTCCACCAGGGCCAACGAAGCGCTCGGCCTGAAGCGCGCCGAGGCGGTGAAGCGCTACCTGTACGAGACGCACCAGGTGCCACTGCACAAGATCAACGTGATCTCGTACGGCGAGGACAAGCCGGTGGGCAACAACAAGACCAAGGCCGGCCGTGCCGAGAACCGCCGCGTCGTCCTGCGCATGTTGTCGTAG